From one Chryseobacterium sp. 3008163 genomic stretch:
- a CDS encoding choice-of-anchor L domain-containing protein encodes MLNKSAGSLFLALFLVLIGNFTFSQTREKVKSIQKASSQTMKAGAFIDVNTANYPESSYSITQLVKDVLISGGSACSTANVNGVVVSPNLATSNPSRSWGFFHRGTTNFPFEKGILLTTGHASKAGNSFISGPLEDTLPIQGDQDLANALGISNVNLNDASFIEFDFIPTSTEVSFRYLFASEEYQGNFPCTISDAFALLLKKVGDPTYTNLAVLPGGAGPVSVTNIHPAVQFDNTVLTCGAINASYFGGYNTTAIQTNFSGRTVPLTAKATVIPGQTYHFKMVIADYQDFRFDSAVFLEAGSFDIGVQILGPGGVQLPASINVCDNAPQTFTASVQIPGATYQWFLGTNAIPGATSSSYTAVAPGVYSVEVTLPGNSCPGKATITVVGGTSPTVQNATLTTCYAAGNAIFNLTSAQASISTTPGATFSYYLNQADANAGNANTIAAPTTFSSAGGQTIYVLVKNGFCSKVAELQLVKAPEITATIAAPTALTCTNTQITLNASASIYPTTSTFAWTTTGGNIVSGGTTLNPVVNAPGTYTLTISNTFAGNVTCTAVANVTVVGNSTPPTTGLTASKISICAGETITLTASGGATYNWGGGLPGNGATQTVSPTANTTYTVTAVGANGCVSTTAATLTIQVSQPFTAQNASLLKCYQQGNIIYDLTSAQGQITTATGVTFTYYVNQADAIAGNTSNITVPTAFPSTGNQTIYVSVSNGGCKYVVNLQLLTTATTTLTIAAPQTITCTTAQVTLNASASVIPAGSTIAWTTTGGNIVSGATTLTPVVNAAGTYTLTVTNNTQPANLTCTFTSTVTVVEDKVLPIANLASTFQQICPGESVTLTASGGATYNWGNGLPGNGNTQVVSPANNTTYTVFAVGANGCISANPAVINIVVGPPTATLVASKIKICAGESVTLTAGGGFTYNWIGLPGHGNTQIVTPAVTTSYSVFALGGNGCVSNTPATVQIVVVPAIVSTLKDVYACAGDTGILDAGAGPNYTYLWSTGATTQTISTNIPGSYSVTIDNGTCSRLFTAQLINPDLPQFTNVVFENNVLTISATNPTGGTLEYSIDGGITWQPSNIFYNVLSNTNLTLMVKVKDAKCGNTLSFFTFVMSNAITPNSDGVNDFIDFSGVSNYKNFAASIFDRYGAEIFKADKSNVMWNGSLKTINLPTATYWYRVQWENPASKKLELRSGWILLKNRN; translated from the coding sequence ATGTTAAATAAAAGTGCAGGAAGTTTATTTTTGGCTTTGTTTTTAGTTCTTATTGGAAATTTTACATTTTCTCAGACTAGAGAAAAAGTTAAAAGTATTCAGAAAGCTTCTTCTCAAACGATGAAAGCTGGTGCTTTTATTGATGTGAATACCGCAAACTATCCAGAATCTTCATATAGCATTACACAACTGGTGAAAGATGTTCTTATCTCTGGTGGTTCTGCATGTTCTACAGCAAATGTAAATGGGGTAGTTGTATCACCAAATTTAGCAACAAGCAATCCAAGTAGAAGCTGGGGGTTTTTCCATAGAGGCACTACCAATTTTCCTTTTGAGAAGGGAATATTACTGACCACAGGTCATGCATCAAAGGCAGGTAACTCTTTTATTTCAGGTCCTCTGGAAGATACACTTCCTATACAAGGTGATCAGGATTTGGCTAATGCACTTGGGATATCAAATGTAAATCTTAATGATGCTAGTTTCATAGAATTTGATTTCATTCCTACTTCCACAGAAGTTTCATTTAGATATTTATTTGCTTCAGAAGAATATCAAGGTAATTTTCCGTGTACTATCAGCGATGCTTTTGCTTTATTGTTAAAAAAAGTGGGCGATCCTACTTATACTAATTTAGCAGTTTTGCCAGGTGGAGCCGGACCTGTAAGCGTAACGAATATTCACCCTGCGGTACAATTTGACAATACAGTTCTTACTTGTGGTGCGATTAATGCATCATATTTTGGAGGATACAATACTACAGCAATTCAAACTAATTTCAGTGGGCGTACAGTACCACTAACTGCAAAGGCTACCGTAATTCCAGGGCAAACATATCATTTTAAAATGGTTATTGCTGATTATCAGGATTTTAGATTTGATTCTGCTGTTTTTTTAGAGGCGGGATCTTTCGATATAGGTGTTCAGATTCTGGGGCCTGGAGGCGTACAACTTCCAGCTTCTATCAATGTTTGTGATAATGCTCCACAGACCTTCACTGCGTCGGTACAGATTCCGGGTGCCACATATCAATGGTTTTTAGGAACTAATGCGATTCCTGGAGCAACCAGTTCTTCGTATACTGCCGTAGCACCAGGCGTTTATTCGGTAGAGGTTACACTTCCCGGAAATTCATGTCCGGGTAAAGCAACGATTACTGTTGTTGGAGGAACTTCACCAACGGTACAAAATGCTACCCTAACAACTTGCTACGCAGCCGGAAATGCAATATTTAATTTAACATCAGCGCAAGCTTCAATTAGTACAACTCCGGGAGCTACATTTTCGTACTATTTGAATCAAGCTGATGCAAACGCTGGAAATGCCAATACAATTGCAGCACCCACCACTTTTTCAAGTGCGGGAGGCCAAACAATTTATGTTTTAGTAAAAAATGGATTTTGCTCAAAGGTTGCAGAGCTGCAACTCGTGAAAGCCCCCGAAATTACCGCAACTATTGCTGCGCCTACGGCATTAACGTGTACAAATACACAAATTACCCTGAATGCTTCTGCTTCTATATATCCTACAACTTCTACATTTGCATGGACGACTACGGGAGGGAACATTGTCTCGGGAGGAACAACATTAAATCCGGTTGTGAATGCTCCGGGAACTTATACATTAACAATTTCAAATACCTTTGCGGGTAATGTCACATGTACCGCTGTTGCCAATGTAACTGTTGTTGGGAATAGTACGCCTCCTACAACTGGGCTCACTGCAAGCAAAATTTCTATCTGCGCCGGTGAAACCATTACTTTAACTGCTTCTGGTGGTGCAACCTATAATTGGGGAGGAGGTTTGCCAGGAAACGGAGCTACTCAAACAGTTTCTCCTACAGCTAATACAACGTATACAGTCACAGCAGTTGGTGCCAACGGATGTGTGTCAACTACTGCTGCAACGCTGACAATACAAGTTTCTCAACCTTTCACGGCTCAGAATGCAAGTCTTTTAAAATGTTATCAGCAAGGAAATATAATATATGATTTAACTTCTGCCCAAGGTCAGATAACTACAGCTACTGGTGTTACTTTTACATATTATGTCAATCAGGCAGATGCAATAGCTGGTAATACAAGTAATATAACAGTGCCTACTGCATTTCCGAGTACAGGAAATCAGACAATTTATGTTTCAGTAAGTAATGGAGGTTGTAAGTATGTTGTTAATTTACAATTATTAACTACTGCGACTACCACATTAACGATTGCTGCACCTCAAACAATCACATGTACTACAGCTCAGGTCACTTTAAATGCTTCAGCATCTGTAATTCCTGCAGGCTCTACTATTGCTTGGACGACTACAGGTGGAAATATCGTATCAGGAGCAACGACTCTGACACCTGTGGTAAATGCTGCTGGAACATATACTTTAACAGTAACAAATAATACACAACCTGCCAACTTAACATGTACTTTTACTTCGACAGTTACTGTGGTAGAAGATAAAGTTCTACCGATTGCAAATTTAGCTTCAACTTTTCAACAAATTTGTCCGGGAGAATCGGTTACTTTAACGGCTTCGGGTGGTGCAACTTATAACTGGGGTAATGGTCTTCCCGGAAATGGAAATACACAAGTAGTTTCTCCGGCTAACAACACAACATATACTGTATTTGCAGTAGGTGCGAATGGTTGTATTTCTGCTAATCCTGCAGTAATTAATATTGTTGTAGGTCCGCCAACTGCAACATTAGTTGCTTCGAAAATTAAAATTTGTGCGGGTGAATCTGTTACTTTAACTGCAGGCGGAGGATTTACTTACAACTGGATAGGCCTTCCCGGACATGGAAATACACAAATTGTTACTCCTGCTGTTACCACAAGTTATTCAGTATTTGCTTTAGGTGGAAACGGCTGTGTGTCTAACACTCCGGCTACAGTCCAAATCGTGGTTGTACCTGCCATTGTTTCAACATTAAAAGATGTGTATGCATGTGCTGGTGATACCGGGATTTTAGATGCTGGTGCAGGACCTAACTACACGTATCTTTGGAGCACGGGAGCTACTACTCAGACGATCTCTACAAATATTCCTGGATCTTATTCCGTGACAATTGATAACGGAACATGCTCTAGATTGTTTACGGCACAGTTGATTAACCCAGATCTTCCACAATTTACCAATGTAGTATTTGAAAATAATGTACTGACAATATCAGCTACCAATCCTACTGGTGGGACATTAGAGTATTCTATTGACGGAGGTATAACATGGCAACCTTCAAACATCTTTTATAATGTATTAAGTAATACTAATCTTACTCTAATGGTAAAAGTAAAAGATGCAAAATGTGGCAATACATTAAGTTTCTTTACTTTCGTTATGAGCAATGCAATCACTCCGAATAGCGATGGCGTCAATGATTTCATAGACTTTTCGGGGGTAAGCAATTATAAAAACTTTGCGGCATCTATTTTTGACAGATATGGAGCTGAAATATTTAAGGCAGATAAATCAAACGTAATGTGGAATGGTTCCTTAAAAACTATTAATCTTCCTACGGCAACCTATTGGTATAGGGTACAGTGGGAAAACCCTGCAAGTAAAAAACTA
- a CDS encoding choice-of-anchor L domain-containing protein encodes MLNYRLKNYFKISFVLFAFLSTFSFAQVRTQKPTVFPLNAKAGAFIDVNVAPYPASNYTPTQLVTDILVGNGGGCVVPNISNVTVTPSTAATLENRAWGYFNKATANFPFLEGIVLSTGFAKKAGNTAQSNMGDNNGGTGDADLSAAIGVANLNNASVLEFDFVPTSSQMKFNYIFASHEYEGNYPCPPLQFDDAFALLLKPNTPGSTYTNLAILPAGAGPVSVPNILPASFSCGPINAQYFGSLLPNATNYNGRTVPLTAEATVVPGQSYHIKMVIADARDTIYDSAVFLEAGSFDIGVSIVDEAGNPVPETLNVCDNAPQILKALVATTPGMTFQWFKDGIAIPGATNVTYTATSPGVYTVKIIIPGQNCPAEAKVTIIGGTTPTAQNAILKLCTTPSVSTFDLNSAKPSISTTTGAVFKFYVNQADAVAQNGSFITTPELFNGNDGQIIYVVVSNGAFCSKLVTLTLRKEATPVAVLNASKVRICNGESVTLTASGGVTYEWSGFSGTGAVRTLSPTQTTTYTVYAIGAQGCKSLQPVSVTVEVVPAITSNLTGGYICAGDNITLDAGAGPNYQYLWSNGATTQTISAGTPGTYTVTINNGVCSKVYTTQVMLAIVPQIIKVDYDESGTLVVTASNPSNGQLEYSNDNGVTWQSSNVFTNVLNNSLVSIRVKVKNTSCVGFLEYFTFVMKNVITPNGDNVNDMIDFRGISDLKDFQAVISDRYGKAVFKAEKTRPFWDGYFQGKKLPTSSYWYQVTFEDPATKKLTVKTGWILLKNFE; translated from the coding sequence ATGTTAAATTATAGATTAAAAAATTACTTTAAAATTAGTTTTGTTCTTTTTGCTTTTCTAAGCACTTTTAGTTTTGCTCAAGTAAGAACTCAGAAACCAACTGTTTTTCCTCTGAATGCGAAAGCGGGAGCTTTTATTGATGTCAACGTAGCTCCATATCCTGCGAGCAATTATACTCCAACACAGTTGGTTACAGATATTCTTGTGGGTAACGGTGGAGGGTGTGTTGTTCCTAATATTTCCAATGTAACTGTTACACCGAGTACAGCAGCCACGCTGGAAAACAGAGCTTGGGGTTACTTTAATAAGGCAACTGCCAACTTTCCATTTTTAGAAGGTATCGTATTATCAACAGGTTTTGCGAAAAAAGCAGGTAACACTGCTCAAAGCAATATGGGTGATAACAATGGAGGAACTGGTGATGCTGATTTGAGTGCTGCAATTGGTGTTGCAAACCTTAATAATGCTTCAGTTCTGGAGTTCGACTTTGTACCGACAAGCAGCCAGATGAAATTTAATTACATTTTTGCATCTCATGAGTATGAAGGCAACTATCCATGCCCACCGTTACAATTTGATGATGCCTTTGCTTTACTGCTAAAGCCTAATACTCCGGGATCAACTTATACTAATTTAGCAATACTTCCTGCTGGAGCTGGTCCTGTATCCGTACCAAATATTCTGCCTGCAAGTTTTTCTTGTGGCCCTATAAACGCTCAGTATTTTGGATCGCTTTTACCTAATGCAACAAATTATAACGGGCGTACTGTACCTCTCACAGCTGAGGCTACTGTAGTTCCTGGACAATCATACCACATTAAAATGGTTATAGCAGATGCGCGTGATACTATCTATGACTCGGCAGTATTTTTAGAAGCCGGATCATTTGATATTGGAGTAAGTATTGTGGATGAAGCAGGAAACCCTGTACCAGAGACTTTAAATGTGTGTGATAATGCACCCCAAATTTTAAAGGCTTTGGTAGCTACTACTCCAGGGATGACATTTCAATGGTTTAAAGACGGCATTGCCATTCCTGGTGCTACCAACGTAACTTATACAGCTACCAGTCCGGGTGTTTATACTGTGAAAATTATTATACCGGGCCAAAATTGTCCTGCAGAAGCAAAAGTTACCATTATAGGAGGTACAACTCCAACGGCACAGAATGCTATTTTAAAATTATGTACTACACCTAGTGTTTCTACTTTTGATCTTAATTCTGCAAAACCTTCCATCAGTACTACAACGGGTGCAGTATTTAAATTTTATGTAAACCAGGCAGATGCTGTAGCCCAAAATGGAAGTTTTATTACAACACCTGAACTTTTTAACGGAAATGATGGACAAATTATTTATGTAGTTGTTTCTAATGGTGCTTTTTGTAGTAAATTAGTTACTTTAACTTTAAGAAAAGAAGCAACTCCGGTAGCGGTCCTTAATGCATCGAAAGTGAGGATTTGTAATGGAGAGTCAGTAACTCTTACGGCTTCAGGAGGTGTAACTTATGAATGGAGTGGTTTTTCAGGAACGGGTGCTGTGCGTACTCTATCTCCTACACAAACTACAACTTATACAGTTTATGCGATTGGTGCTCAGGGATGTAAATCTCTACAGCCCGTATCTGTTACAGTAGAAGTTGTTCCCGCAATTACTTCAAATCTTACTGGAGGTTATATTTGTGCTGGTGACAATATTACATTAGATGCAGGTGCGGGTCCAAATTACCAATATTTGTGGAGCAATGGTGCTACAACGCAAACCATTTCTGCAGGTACGCCAGGTACTTATACTGTAACAATTAATAATGGGGTTTGTTCTAAAGTGTACACTACGCAGGTAATGCTTGCAATTGTTCCTCAGATTATCAAAGTTGATTATGATGAAAGCGGAACTTTGGTTGTGACAGCAAGTAATCCAAGCAACGGACAATTAGAATATTCTAATGATAATGGAGTTACTTGGCAATCTTCAAATGTATTTACAAATGTTCTAAATAATTCACTAGTTTCTATCAGAGTTAAAGTGAAAAATACAAGTTGTGTTGGTTTCTTAGAGTATTTCACATTTGTTATGAAAAATGTAATTACTCCAAACGGAGACAACGTAAATGATATGATTGATTTCAGAGGAATTAGTGATCTCAAAGATTTTCAGGCGGTTATTTCTGACCGTTATGGTAAGGCCGTATTTAAAGCTGAAAAAACCAGGCCGTTCTGGGATGGTTATTTCCAAGGTAAAAAGCTTCCAACTTCATCTTATTGGTATCAGGTGACTTTCGAAGATCCTGCAACTAAAAAATTAACTGTGAAAACTGGTTGGATTTTATTGAAAAACTTTGAATAA
- a CDS encoding DUF1003 domain-containing protein, with amino-acid sequence MKTSHERIELLEKLADGITSWIGSIPSLIIHTLLFLTAFLLPSFGVVDFDKMLLVLTTVLSLEAIYLSILIQMSVNKSHEKIEDIQEDIEEISEDIEDIQEDLEEISEDIEEITEDIEDIQEDIEEINEDEDDEDHIEKAKKAILKSNVNSNKNEIKLLKDKIQELQNMIDELKKD; translated from the coding sequence ATGAAAACATCACACGAAAGAATAGAACTTCTTGAGAAACTGGCAGATGGAATCACCTCTTGGATTGGCTCTATACCATCTCTTATTATTCATACTTTACTTTTTTTGACTGCATTTTTACTACCCTCATTTGGTGTAGTTGATTTTGACAAAATGCTGTTGGTATTGACAACAGTTCTTTCTTTGGAAGCCATTTATCTTTCAATTCTGATCCAAATGTCGGTAAACAAAAGCCATGAAAAAATTGAAGATATCCAGGAAGATATTGAAGAAATCAGCGAAGACATTGAAGACATTCAGGAAGACCTAGAGGAGATTAGTGAAGATATTGAAGAAATCACGGAAGATATCGAAGATATCCAGGAAGATATTGAGGAAATCAATGAAGATGAGGATGATGAGGATCATATAGAAAAAGCGAAAAAAGCGATTTTAAAAAGCAATGTAAATTCAAATAAAAACGAAATTAAATTACTAAAAGATAAAATTCAAGAGCTGCAAAATATGATTGATGAGCTGAAGAAAGATTAA
- a CDS encoding TIGR02757 family protein: MLNFEELKDFLSEKADVYNNSEFIQDDPIQIPHRFSLKQDIEIAGFLAATISWGNRKAIIKSADKILDIMGNSPYDFVMNYSENDLKFIEGKSIHRTFNGEDFTYFIRQFNRIYCENDSLENLFLVKNFETNFYHAIERFRLGFLQTEKHRSHKHVSSPYKNSSSKRIIMFLRWMVRNDQRGVDFGIWNNIDPKNLSIPLDVHTGNISRKLGLISRTQNDWKTVLELDEIIRKFDPKDPAKYDFALFGLGVTKELF; the protein is encoded by the coding sequence ATGTTGAATTTTGAAGAATTAAAAGATTTTCTAAGCGAAAAGGCTGATGTGTATAATAATTCTGAATTTATTCAAGACGATCCTATACAGATTCCGCATCGTTTTTCTTTAAAACAAGATATTGAAATTGCTGGTTTTCTGGCGGCGACTATTTCTTGGGGAAATAGGAAAGCAATTATAAAGTCAGCTGATAAAATACTTGACATCATGGGAAATTCTCCCTATGATTTTGTGATGAATTATTCTGAAAATGATTTGAAATTTATTGAAGGAAAAAGTATTCACAGAACTTTTAACGGAGAAGATTTTACTTATTTTATCAGACAGTTTAACCGAATTTATTGTGAAAATGATAGTTTAGAAAACTTATTTCTCGTTAAAAATTTTGAAACCAATTTTTATCACGCAATCGAAAGATTCAGGTTAGGTTTTTTACAGACTGAAAAACACAGAAGTCACAAACACGTCAGTTCCCCTTACAAAAATTCATCCTCAAAAAGAATCATCATGTTTTTGCGTTGGATGGTACGAAATGATCAGCGTGGCGTAGATTTTGGAATTTGGAATAACATCGATCCTAAAAATTTATCAATACCTTTAGACGTTCACACAGGAAATATTTCAAGAAAATTGGGCTTGATTTCCAGAACTCAGAATGATTGGAAAACCGTTTTAGAGTTAGACGAAATTATCAGGAAATTTGATCCTAAAGATCCCGCAAAATATGATTTTGCACTATTTGGGTTAGGCGTAACTAAGGAATTATTTTAA
- the rdgB gene encoding RdgB/HAM1 family non-canonical purine NTP pyrophosphatase, which translates to MELLVATHNVHKKEEIQQILGNQFTVKSLADYDLHDEIVEDGDSFNANALIKAKYCFEKTGIPSLGDDSGLVVESLDGRPGIFSARYAGNHDFAKNIEKVLNEMEGVENRKAYFITVLCYYDENGAQYFDGRAHGNLLTENKGHKGFGYDPIFVPQGYEKTFAEMNPEDKNQISHRKQALDLFLDFLKVKG; encoded by the coding sequence ATGGAATTATTAGTTGCCACACACAACGTACACAAGAAAGAAGAAATTCAACAGATTTTAGGAAATCAGTTTACGGTTAAAAGTCTTGCAGATTATGATTTGCATGACGAAATCGTTGAAGATGGCGATTCTTTCAACGCCAATGCTTTAATTAAAGCAAAATACTGTTTCGAAAAAACAGGAATTCCGAGTTTGGGTGACGACAGCGGTTTGGTAGTTGAATCTTTAGACGGAAGACCTGGGATTTTCTCTGCCCGTTATGCAGGAAATCATGATTTTGCAAAAAACATTGAAAAAGTTTTAAACGAAATGGAAGGTGTGGAAAACAGAAAAGCCTATTTCATTACCGTTTTGTGCTATTATGACGAAAACGGCGCTCAATATTTTGATGGTAGAGCTCACGGAAATTTACTTACAGAAAATAAAGGTCACAAAGGTTTTGGGTACGATCCAATTTTCGTTCCTCAAGGTTATGAAAAAACTTTTGCAGAGATGAATCCTGAAGATAAAAACCAAATCAGCCACAGAAAACAGGCATTAGATTTGTTTTTAGATTTTTTAAAAGTGAAAGGATAG
- a CDS encoding CPBP family intramembrane glutamic endopeptidase, whose translation MEKSRYPKFIFNWIGGLVLLAGYIAGSIIVGFSSTVYKIIFKFDIMQKPWFMMLANAIVFSLVIAFFDFFVVRPSTKMKLNFNFSPTNFYTYLLIFPMMLGMMFIGEFFTSQIPTTGPFFGWFYEFFQDLMQFMTDDPIVMVITAVIMAPIFEEIIFRGIIQKGLINNGVQPWKAIVFASIVFGLVHGNPWQFVGAVMLGCVLGLVYYKTKSLLLPMLLHGFNNLCSSFLIFYTKSESFADAFKVSEWVILGVGIVLLSSFYYLFMKKYKVHYSEI comes from the coding sequence ATGGAAAAAAGCAGATATCCGAAATTTATTTTTAATTGGATTGGTGGCTTGGTACTTCTCGCCGGATATATCGCAGGAAGCATTATTGTTGGATTTTCGAGTACTGTCTACAAAATTATTTTTAAGTTTGACATTATGCAAAAGCCATGGTTTATGATGTTGGCCAATGCTATAGTTTTTAGTTTGGTGATTGCTTTTTTTGATTTCTTCGTCGTGCGGCCTTCAACAAAAATGAAATTGAATTTCAATTTTTCGCCTACCAATTTTTATACCTATCTCCTTATTTTCCCCATGATGTTAGGAATGATGTTTATCGGTGAATTTTTTACTTCTCAAATTCCGACTACAGGACCGTTTTTCGGTTGGTTTTATGAATTTTTTCAGGATTTAATGCAGTTCATGACTGATGATCCTATTGTTATGGTTATCACGGCTGTAATTATGGCGCCAATTTTTGAGGAAATTATTTTTAGAGGAATTATTCAGAAAGGACTAATCAATAATGGGGTACAGCCTTGGAAAGCGATTGTTTTTGCATCGATTGTATTCGGTTTGGTTCATGGAAATCCTTGGCAGTTTGTAGGAGCTGTAATGCTTGGCTGCGTTTTGGGGTTGGTTTATTATAAAACTAAATCTTTGTTGTTACCGATGCTTTTGCATGGTTTCAATAATTTATGCTCATCTTTCTTAATATTTTACACCAAATCTGAAAGCTTTGCAGATGCTTTTAAAGTTTCAGAATGGGTTATTTTAGGAGTTGGGATTGTTTTGCTTTCTTCATTTTACTATTTATTTATGAAGAAGTATAAAGTACATTATTCAGAAATTTAA
- a CDS encoding MFS transporter produces MDHAVVQEKNVNLSLLTYVGFTFLGYFIIGLSLSVLPIFISKNLGFSLVVAGLVISLQYVATFFLRAYSGKIIDGKGPKSAVLFSMLGFSLTGIFLILAYYFKFSPILSLGFLIITRLLTGCGEGMIGASPINWAIMALGEKHTAKIISYNGVACYGALAIGASLGVMIEHKFGLYGIGIISILIGIIGFLFAKTKINYTNTNTQDSQSFWKVLGKVSPFGICLALGGIGFASISTFITLYYNYFHWNNGALCLTVFGGLFVAGRLIFSNVINNYGGIKVAIACLLVETIGLVIISFAATSQMALLGAGVTGLGFSLIFPALGVVAIKSVSPSSQGSALAGYGLFIDLSLGVAGPLIGAFADLCGMKYIFPFSAGMVLVGLCVAYYLKTKTSFNKS; encoded by the coding sequence ATGGATCATGCTGTTGTTCAAGAAAAAAATGTTAATTTATCTTTATTAACATACGTTGGTTTTACATTTTTAGGATATTTCATCATCGGGTTATCACTTTCTGTTCTACCGATTTTCATCAGTAAAAATTTAGGGTTTAGCCTGGTCGTTGCAGGGCTTGTTATCAGTTTACAATACGTTGCGACATTCTTCCTAAGGGCATATTCTGGAAAAATAATTGATGGAAAAGGTCCGAAATCGGCTGTCTTGTTCAGTATGTTAGGCTTTTCTTTAACAGGAATCTTTCTTATTCTGGCTTATTATTTTAAGTTCTCACCTATACTTAGTTTAGGTTTTCTCATCATCACACGTCTTCTTACAGGCTGCGGAGAAGGAATGATTGGCGCAAGTCCCATCAATTGGGCAATTATGGCGCTTGGTGAAAAACATACAGCAAAAATCATTTCTTATAACGGTGTTGCATGTTACGGAGCTTTGGCAATTGGAGCTTCTCTTGGAGTTATGATTGAGCATAAATTCGGACTTTACGGCATCGGTATCATTTCTATTTTAATTGGAATTATAGGTTTTTTGTTCGCTAAAACTAAAATCAATTACACAAATACGAATACTCAGGATTCACAATCTTTCTGGAAAGTTTTAGGGAAAGTTTCACCATTCGGAATTTGTCTGGCTTTGGGCGGAATTGGTTTTGCAAGCATTTCTACTTTTATCACACTTTATTATAACTATTTTCATTGGAATAATGGTGCGCTCTGTCTCACTGTTTTTGGTGGATTGTTTGTTGCAGGCCGATTGATTTTCAGCAACGTCATCAATAATTATGGTGGTATTAAAGTTGCTATCGCCTGTCTTTTAGTAGAAACAATAGGGTTGGTCATTATTTCCTTTGCAGCAACTTCACAGATGGCACTTTTAGGAGCCGGAGTTACCGGATTAGGATTTTCATTAATTTTTCCCGCTCTTGGAGTGGTTGCGATTAAAAGTGTTTCGCCGTCAAGTCAAGGCTCTGCTTTGGCAGGATACGGACTTTTCATTGACCTTTCGCTTGGCGTTGCAGGCCCTTTGATTGGCGCTTTTGCTGATTTGTGTGGAATGAAATACATTTTTCCTTTCAGTGCTGGAATGGTTTTGGTAGGTCTGTGCGTTGCTTATTATCTTAAAACTAAAACCAGTTTCAACAAGTCGTAA